A genomic region of Papaver somniferum cultivar HN1 chromosome 7, ASM357369v1, whole genome shotgun sequence contains the following coding sequences:
- the LOC113294322 gene encoding uncharacterized protein LOC113294322 encodes MLDCKSCNTPSTTDKRLSILDGTLLADPLQYRSLEGALQYLTLTRPDINFAVNYVCQFVHAPTDSHLLLVKRILRYLKGTIDAGITLSAGDITSISGYSNSDWARCPDTRLSTSGFCVFLGSSLIC; translated from the coding sequence ATGCTTGATTGTAAGTCTTGCAACACTCCATCTACCACTGATAAGAGGCTCTCTATCTTGGATGGAACTTTACTTGCAGATCCCTTGCAGTATAGAAGCTTAGAGGGTGCATTGCAGTATCTCACTTTAACCAGACCTGACATCAACTTTGCAGTAAACTATGTATGTCAGTTTGTGCATGCCCCAACAGATTCTCATCTTCTGCTAGTCAAGCGCATACTCAGATACTTGAAGGGAACTATAGATGCTGGCATTACTCTATCTGCGGGTGACATTACATCAATCAGTGGATACTCAAATTCTGACTGGGCTAGATGTCCTGATACTAGACTTTCTACATCTGGATTCTGTGTCTTCTTGGGAAGTTCCTTAATCTGCTGA